TTACATCCTCAGGGGGGCCTTCTTTATCTTGCATGACATTGAGCGGTAAAACATTTACCgtattgtattttaaatgtatataaagtCAGAGGTCTGAAATGAATCGAGCAGACTCCATTTGGTTTCTGCAAACTTTCACTGAGTGAATTATGATCTCTTAGCAGGCAGCAGCCAAGCAATTCCTATGGAAGTTCAAATGCGGTGTCTTCGTGCATTTCAGGGGAAAATGCCTCGATTTTAGTGGCCACATTTAACATAAAACATAagttttacagagcaggaaacacGGAGCCAGAGCAGAGAGCGATGTGAAGCAGGAGATGGGAGAGAGTGCGGGGAGCTGAGTCTGTCAGTTTGAGCCAATCAGAAATGGTGCTGAACAGCCAATCGGGTGTCAGTTGGAGCTATATAAGAGAGACTGGCACAGGCCAAGGTTTAATTCTTATTATCGTCTAATCTCAGAGAAAAAGAGAAATGGCTGAAACTGCTCCTGCTGCCGCTCCTGCGGTTGAAATCGTCTCCAAGAAAAAGCAGCCCAAGAAGGCATCCAGCGCCAAGAAAGCCGCCAAGCCGTCCGGTCCCAGCGTGTCCGAACTCCTTGTTAAAGCTGTGTCCGCCTCTAAAGAGCGCAGCGGGGTGTCCCTGGCAGCCCTGAAGAAGGCTTTGACCGCCGCTGGTTACGATGTGGAGAAAAATAACAGCCGCCTCAAGCTGGCTCTCAAGGGCTTGGTGACTAAAGAGACTCTCGTCCAGGTCAAAGGTAGCGGAGCCTCCGGCTCCTTCAAGCTCAACAAGAAGCAGGCGGAGAGCAAAGACAAGGCTGCAAAACCCAAGAAGGCACCGGCTAAAGTCATGAAACCCGCCCCAAAGAAAGCCTCCAAGTCTCCGGCTAAAGCCAAGAAGGTAGCCGCGAAGAGCCCGAAGAAGGCCAAGAAGCCGGCAGTCTCCGCTAAAAAAGCCACCAAGAGCCCCAAGAAAGTCAAAGCCGCCAAGCCCAAGAAGGCAGTGAAGAGTCCGGCTAAAAAAGCAACAAAGAGCCCGGCTAAAAAGGCAGCCAAGCCCAAAGCCGCTAAGAGTCCAGCAAAGGCTAAAAAGGCAGCTCCCAAGAAGAAATAAGAACTGcttgtgtattttactttttAGAAAACCCCCAAAGGCTCTTCTAAGAGCCACCACCTTGTCCTTTCAGAGCTATGACCACAGGGGAATCGTGGGTTTTGAGTGTATTAGCTTTTACACGCTGTATGTTGAGGAAGGGGATATTCGTTTAGATTAGGAATGGAATGCTCGGACGTTCCActttagattttattaaagacacggaggctcctattatgcatatctctttctttatttcctcagcagcaaagatagaggaatataaatattatcaaaaatgaaagaaaaaactgtacaggcataacgagtagccaatcacataacagaggaagtagctatataagtcctgtgtctcccacaatccccctctttcttgcgcaaccgaagaccaggtaagataaacgatgtcccacttgatccaaacaggaaacgggaaacaaaacgagaacttcaagctaaaaagatagaaaaatatggtaatttccaaactcaaactgtagacttaccaaacataaacgtgagggatctacatgaaacatgattctgaaatagaatatatacatgattagaaatcaatataaaactgtcaaatcatctaagcatgataaaaaCTACATAGTACAAAAACATGAACTCAATACAGACCCAATTGCCCACGTACTTGCATTGCATCGAAGCATCtccaatcccaaatccacaccgggagggtgggagggaataatactcgcctccgtgtctttaataaaatcatgactttacgtcatgttactagtaaaatctaggaattttattaaagacacggaggctcctattatgcaagtttaaagctgtgctatcacctgagatgcgacgtgttcaattggtctgaaatagaagtctctgaaggtcgactctcgggaccagtccgctgcgcgcatgatgtcctccaggcggcaaccaactgtggatgccttcgaagccatagcaccccttacagaatgaggcgtaaagacagatgtgtctatacccgctagggataaaagccaacgaatccaacgcgccagcgtcggagtcgatactgggcgatgaggagccttaaacgaaatgaataggggatggcgttcagatgagcgcaccgtacgtgtagcctctagataggccttcaaacaatccaccgggcagagcgccggacacaacgggaatctaggatatacgaaggatttggacgccgacttagttctcctagatatggtgaaagtaacgccatccggcgtaaacacaaaggcaccccagtcaagagccctaacatcggagactctcttacaagagaccaggcaaaacagcataaccatcttggaggatagttgtttaagagtcaagtcctggttagggtaccaatccgacaggaaccgcaacacaatgttgacgtcccaaaatgtcgaaaaccgcgacctaggcggacggacgaagcgaatacccttgagaagacggcatacaaaaggatgtttgccgatgggtacaccgtccaaaccaccatgaccggccgaaatggccgatcgaaaaacattgatagtcctgtacgccttgcctgagtcgaacagggctgtaagaaaccccaggatcaaatggagaggggcagatatgggatccactgcccgttccatgcaccaatcagaccaagacttccatgcagctcggtaagctgatcgtgtgcccggagcccaggcgttatcgaggagcaagagagtcgactgtggaacgtcagggacaagccagcgtcccctgaaaggaaccatgctactaggggcaattggtgctggagcaccaattcgtgcgagttcccatccggatcccgaaggaggtcctggaagttcggcaacagacgagggaagtctatggacaactccatcaaacgagggaaccacggacgtgatctccacagaggggtgatcagggtcagacaacagtcgtgacgaaccagcttcgagatcgtacgagcgatcatgttgaatgggggaaaggcatacaggtggcctggaggccattcttgaagaaaggcatccgtcgccactgccgccgggtccggtctccaactgtagaacctcggtaactgagtgttcagtcgagatgcgaacaggtccatctcgaaccgaccccacagcctgtttaagctttggaagaccgaggcgtgcaaatgccagtctcccgagtctctcaaatgtctggagttccaatccgcacctgaattgtccagacccggaatatgttccgccgtcaccgagacgttgtttaggaggcagaattgccaaaagtccttcgccagcagagccaacattttggacttggttccgcccaagtgatttatgtatcggactgccgatacgttgtccaatttgaggagaacacaacagttcgcctttccaggggtaaggctgcgaatcgcaaagtcccccgccaggagttctaggcagttgatgtgtaacgacttctctgcgtcggaccatctgccccccgtggaaatgtctccacaacgagccccccagccgtgcaagctggcatctgattctatgaccacgtccggaacggaaccgaaagttgcttttccgttccaggcttccatgtgtgccaaccaccataccagctcgtctctggactcctcgtccagacaaagtcgggattcgtacgatcgacccgaacgtaggtgtgaccccttgagccgctggagagcccggtaatgtaaggggcctgggaatatcgcctgaatggaggaggccagcaagccgatgatcctcgccaactgccggactgacaagtccgaagcgcgaagagctcgacggagctccttctggatggcttttattttggattctggcaagtacaggaactgccgtacggaatccacctggaaccccaaaaactccatagactgggcgggtgtcaggaccgacttgtcccagtttatcagaaaacctaggttctgtaagaggttgatcgtccaatctaaatgcaacttcaggcattccaacgactgggacatgattaggatgtcgtccaggtaaataattagtcgaacccctcgggtacggaggaacgacaccaccggcttcataaccttggtgaaacaccagggggccgaggagaggccgaacggaaggcatgtaaaacgccaacgccgtccgtgccaggtgaagtgcaagtagtccctggattctatcgctattggaaccgtgaagtacgcatccttcaggtccaatttggccatccaatccgactgtctcagaaggtctctgagacaatggatgccttccatctggaaatgttggtagcgtaggaaggcgttgagagggcgaaggtttatcagtgggcggacaccgccccctttcttgggtacaaggaagagattgctcgtaaagcctggagtggcgaatggcaattcttcgatggcgccctttgagaacatctccgcgacttccgcggagatcatcgcgtcctgctcctgtgggagggacaattccctgggggtatacgtttggacaggtagggaaacaaaatctagttggtaaccctttacgcattgcagaacccaagcatctgaggtaataactgcccaccttgggtaaaataaggctagcctccccgccacccgaacctgatcgagaagggaagaaggggtactcaccataagggcgtctgcccgacgacccaccacgggggtatctagagccccacgatctccctctagccgggaagaaaggaggcgttttcgggtcctggaaccctcgagaggggaaaaaggaacctctgctggcacggaatgagcctcggaaaccacggccgggaggacggttcctgctacgcccggccccaccgaaaaccttgggcgcgaagacgcgcttcatattagcttgcgccttgtcaatagccgtaaaggtttttacataggaccccatgtccttcacaaaggatgtgccgaacaacatcccctcatcggctgagtcaggttcagctacggtcatagcagccagcttagggtctatcttcaaaagaatagccttgcgtctctcggaagacatagctgtgttggcattccccacaaggcatatagctcgctggacccacccgatggccacatccatatcgagaactgagtcgccattacgggctgcctcaaggagctcgtacagcttagacagggggcccagcgtatccagaattttatcctggcaccctttcagggagtgatcaagaccctttttgggcttccacccagacttattaagaaattgggcaatttgagggtccacgtcaggggtcttacaggcagcgccagggagggaaggtcgtgggcattcggcacgcaatttattgcggccttcctttgacagaggcgtgcgaatcctcttagccacatactgggcgatatggtccggagggacccattcggcagaccgcgggtgacgcaggtcgtccgggtcaaacagggggttcccctgtgggtctaaaagccctttttcattatccccagcggggtctggcacttttctacggggaacggcagaggacccagaaggggttacacccgtaaggggttgatcctcgccagactcgtcctccccataggagtcatattccataacatcggaatcattgtccacactccggtcggtatccgacccatcatccagggctctagcccgtttccacaatctagcctttttagcccggccaggggctcttgtgcgcgtgggatgcgcgctatctgcgaccgccagaggcgtgtcaatcatgacaggcaaagcctgcatcgaggagtgggacccGATATGTCTAGcctttgccttcgccttacgggcacccggcacagttagggcaggggagggggaccccacacccagggggttaggggcagccatagaaggcaagagcacagactgaagggactgggcaaaagaggatgagacagtccccatagcggaggcaatagccttctcaagggaggaagccatagtagcttctaACAGGGCCTGGagctcctgagaggccatagcgccctcagGATTATCTACTGGAAAATCCCCAGAGGGGACGGTAGGCCCATCCTTGCTATCCTGCATAATGAATactagaaatgggttgattaacccagcagaacagagaaaaagctaaacctgatcgttggtgtagtaAGGGGACCCGTAGtaaagggaccgaccgcacggcacagcagggtgaaacgaatgatcgcccaaaatggccgccgcacgtgtcagggtgtgcccgtggaccggctccaggcgggggaaggggcgcgtgcacccacccgcgtgggcagcccgcgagaggggaaAACGAGCACACTCAGTCGCGTCCACAGAGAAAGGGGGCACGCGGCTGAGATAGCGCCGAGAAGCGGCAACAGGGGCGGTATGAGGGaaaaacagcccgcggcggcgggcaaagccCCTAGGGGAaacccccaaatacaccaacgatgtaggtactagatagtaatcaacaataaataaaaacgacAATAATGAACAAGCATAAGTAAAACATGAATCATaagtaaacaaaatgcaatgagtaggagagctcaagtaaaatacttagctgtctgaggaagcagcaaagaaagagggggattgtgggagacacaggacttatatagctacttcctctgttatgtgattggctactcgttatgcctgtacagttttttctttcatttttgataatatttatattcctctatctttgctgctgaggaaataaagaaagagatatgcataatactcgcctccgtgtctttaataaaatcatgactttacgtcatgttactagtaaaatctaggaattgttCAGCTATCGCTGCCAGTACAAAATAGGTTTAGTTTTGTAAACACATCCATTGCCTACAATACAGATTTAGGAGTATCTATCAAGCTGTTGCTGTTGGTGCCATTACAATGTGTGACGGAGTTCTGAAAGGGATTAGAAACTCCCCGTCTCAGTTTGGAGACTTGTAATAAAAGTACATTTCCCCCAAGCAACGGTGTTTTCCACTGGCATATTTAATGCAATGTCGCCATCTAGCGGCCTATTGTAAGGAGTCACTTTATGCTGAAACGCAAAGCTGTAAGAGCCATAAACAGAGGGACCCATAATGAACGCCCACTGACACAAATCTACAAACACGCAGGAGTAGGACTGATGATATGTCAGGGAGTCCACTTTAATCTCCCTTCTCCCTAATCGCGGAATAGTTTAATGAATCACTGCAGCGGATAGAGCGCTAATAGTACCACTTATATAAAAGCAGATCTAGTTCCGTCTCTATAATCTGTGAGGATGGAAATTTTGGCGCCCAGTTTGAACTCAGGAACAGTTAATTTTGTCGTCCAATCAGAATGCGGATAAAAAGCAGCGAATCAAAATGAGTAAAGAGAACGGGCCAATCAGAATGAGTACAGAGAATGGGCCAATCAGAATGAGTACAGAGAACGGGCCAATCAGAATGCGCCCTGCGGCCTATAAATAGAAGACTGTGGCCCTTTGTATTCATTCGATTTTCCTTTCTGTGATCGCGAAGACATGGCCAGAACTAAGCAGACCGCCCGTAAATCCACCGGAGGCAAGGCTCCCCGCAAGCAGCTAGCCACCAAAGCTGCCAGGAAGAGCGCTCCAGCTACCGGCGGAGTGAAGAAGCCTCACCGTTACCGGCCGGGAACTGTGGCTCTCCGGGAGATCCGCCGTTATCAGAAATCCACTGAGCTGCTCATCCGCAAGCTGCCCTTCCAGCGTCTTGTCCGTGAGATCGCTCAGGATTTCAAGACTGATCTGCGCTTCCAGAGCTCTGCCGTCATGGCTTTGCAAGAggctagcgaggcttacctggtGGGTCTCTTTGAGGATACC
This Pelobates fuscus isolate aPelFus1 chromosome 3, aPelFus1.pri, whole genome shotgun sequence DNA region includes the following protein-coding sequences:
- the LOC134603335 gene encoding histone H1B-like; the encoded protein is MAETAPAAAPAVEIVSKKKQPKKASSAKKAAKPSGPSVSELLVKAVSASKERSGVSLAALKKALTAAGYDVEKNNSRLKLALKGLVTKETLVQVKGSGASGSFKLNKKQAESKDKAAKPKKAPAKVMKPAPKKASKSPAKAKKVAAKSPKKAKKPAVSAKKATKSPKKVKAAKPKKAVKSPAKKATKSPAKKAAKPKAAKSPAKAKKAAPKKK